A single region of the Montipora capricornis isolate CH-2021 chromosome 13, ASM3666992v2, whole genome shotgun sequence genome encodes:
- the LOC138028313 gene encoding transcriptional adapter 3-like has protein sequence MTDDGKSDTDPCPLQYLDFKMVDHKVMCPFYTSLLTRSAEQGIAPEDLHLLQSDLETLLAGANRRLRQIDTENKLLVDWVEKKDKKSVRQRELEILNSLQSSSFKRSRPATEERGAKKQKFEETRSSSPAPVGRPKSKQSASSEGSQEEEIFPASVKAKTDAPNRFWTAVEPYCADITLEDQKFLEDSLKAPDDDQEYYKIPPLGRHYAEKWAQEDLLDEQDEGCRMQDKKLRGTLTCTSDNITKGSEDKLTLKKSDSIGLPEENLCPFGPLTQRLVSALIEENIIAPISEQTSGSGSSDSATTTRSGNSSPRTPTKAPHVPHTRMLEARIREELLFQGLLEPDDQTEEDNDDEVLSELRRHQNELRVLMAKNRQQKMELLKLTQEEIKKQELKHRAQVADAEVMEWFRKMMACKQKRKSPTKKEKEAAWKALREREAILRVLSNSS, from the coding sequence ATGACAGACGATGGGAAAAGCGATACAGATCCTTGTCCACTTCAGtaccttgattttaaaatggtggaTCACAAGGTGATGTGCCCTTTTTACACGTCTTTGTTGACGCGTTCAGCTGAGCAAGGTATTGCTCCAGAGGATCTTCACCTCCTTCAAAGCGACCTTGAAACGCTGCTTGCCGGTGCCAATCGACGGTTAAGACAGATAGATACCGAAAATAAATTGTTGGTTGATTGGGTAGagaaaaaagacaagaaaagcGTTAGACAGCGTGAGTTAGAGATACTGAATTCGCTGCAATCATCGTCATTCAAACGAAGTCGACCTGCCACTGAGGAAAGAGGAGCGAAGAAACAGAAATTTGAAGAGACTCGTAGTTCTAGCCCAGCACCAGTTGGAAGACCTAAAAGTAAACAATCTGCTTCTTCTGAAGGAAGTCAAGAGGAAGAAATATTTCCTGCAAGCGTGAAGGCAAAAACGGATGCTCCCAACAGGTTTTGGACTGCTGTTGAACCTTACTGTGCAGACATTACACTTGAGGACCAAAAATTTCTTGAGGATTCTTTGAAAGCTCCAGATGATGATCAAGAGTATTACAAAATACCTCCATTAGGGAGGCATTATGCTGAGAAATGGGCACAGGAAGATCTTCTGGACGAACAAGATGAGGGGTGCAGAATGCAGGATAAGAAATTGCGTGGTACTTTGACTTGCACAAGTGACAACATCACTAAAGGAAGTGAAGACAAATTAACTCTTAAGAAATCAGATTCTATTGGACTACCAGAAGAAAATCTTTGTCCATTTGGGCCTCTCACTCAAAGATTAGTTTCAGCTCTGATTGAAGAAAACATTATAGCCCCAATTTCAGAGCAGACTTCTGGTTCAGGAAGCTCTGATAGTGCTACCACCACAAGGAGTGGAAACAGCTCCCCTCGCACCCCCACAAAGGCACCACATGTACCTCACACCAGGATGTTAGAGGCTCGTATCAGAGAAGAACTTCTTTTCCAAGGGTTACTAGAGCCTGATGATCAGACAGAGgaagataatgatgatgaagTTCTGAGTGAACTCAGGAGGCATCAAAATGAGCTTCGTGTGCTTATGGCTAAGAACAGGCAACAGAAAATGGAACTGTTAAAGTTGACAcaggaagaaattaaaaaacagGAACTTAAGCACAGAGCACAAGTTGCTGATGCAGAAGTCATGGAGTGGTTCAGAAAAATGATGGCTtgtaaacaaaagagaaaatctccaacaaagaaagaaaaggaagctGCATGGAAGGCACTTAGAGAAAGGGAAGCTATACTTAGGGTGCTCAGCAACTCATCATGA